A part of Primulina eburnea isolate SZY01 chromosome 10, ASM2296580v1, whole genome shotgun sequence genomic DNA contains:
- the LOC140842643 gene encoding uncharacterized protein: protein MVKPKSQSKKSQKRGVDFKKIKRKIGRKLPPPNNATNTEIKSKSIVLPEQSIASDKTGLAVSKKGLTLKELLQQTSHHNSKVRKDALLGLRNILLTHPAELKLHKLAVIEKMRERIGDHDKLVRENLYQLFKSVIFPGCKEDNQGPIVSLMMPYIFNAMTHLAIEVRLMAFKFFDLTVEHYPSSFSLYAEKILCNYEDILRKNQFLDDKGKLKSLLSGLARCLSLLPSDGRDQSSFDNDVPSHNIFHAFESEATHEIIRLADIIKKLKDLLPILVSCFLDFMPLVHNITQLDAQSCDCMQFILQNIDLIARFMTCGGYGSESDQNGFLPYHKPDKIAHDDGHLFPRAMKKLWDVFPLNLVDHLSGKDDDRILMLNTLIIQIFLRLSDWNYSPPSLVEKFLEFFESSLPTKIQLGKVLQGKHLLELIPYIPKLTKRISGEWRSRILQAFTAFFRNCNPESSMKLACLSAIEEMLALQEESWVYPDATDPTLLEYLISWIRDLPSLLILLDDKNPLCSKAVLRLQLSLGQKAPVNSLISREIDNIQFGLGGFYCRQVEKDICYGPFVRLSAEIQELAICCLRFFSFIDSLLLQSLVSCCLYDDLEPYILFRILEVLDCAFRDGHIQIAEYASFHITLLSRFQVYPENICPGVNYDGKSNRKTFNSVTSIVCKYLAHIGDDYLVFQMLEKIIVDQICGEISMDSKCAFLRLLISLDSKPTRLSDLSITKISNVLPQYLIDLSLIFEDGDQKAASAIIEKRRQYYLLPSFYLFHSSKKLANLVLEVMASWVSEVSSVFSTLPSHSSIDRSTRVCAITSVLRHMYKDGKMRQILLSCNVQIETMLQNLLTLLSSEKTNLMLEEKFKIQSAYDRLKAISGNDVEGCP from the exons ATGCATTACTAGGATTAAGGAATATTTTGCTCACACACCCAGCTGAGCTGAAGCTGCACAAACTCGCTGTTATAGAGAAAATGCGGGAACGCATTGGTGATCATGATAAGTTGGTTCGCGAAAACCTGTATCAACTTTTTAAGTCAGTAATTTTCCCTGGATGCAAAGAG GATAACCAAGGTCCAATTGTTTCCTTGATGATGCCGTATATTTTTAATGCCATGACGCATTTAGCAATTGAAGTGCGATTGAtggcttttaaattttttgaccTCACTGTCGAGCACTACCCTTCTTCATTTTCCTTGTATGCTGAAAAG ATTCTCTGTAATTATGAAGATATATTACGTAAGAATCAATTTTTAGATGATAAGGGAAAGTTAAAGAGCTTGCTGTCTGGATTGGCTCGCTGCTTATCGCTGTTGCCATCTGATGGAAGAGATCAATCGTCATTTGATAAT GATGTCCCTTCTCATAACATTTTTCATGCATTTGAGTCTGAAGCTACTCATGAGATTATCA GGCTTGCTGACATTATCAAGAAACTGAAGGATCTGTTGCCCATCCTAGTTTCTTGTTTCCTGGATTTCATGCCATTGGTGCACAACATTACACAGTTAGATGCACAATCATGTGATTGCATGCAATTTATTCTTCAAAACATAGATCTCATAGCCAGGTTTATGACTTGTGGGGGTTATGGAAGTGAATCAGATCAAAATGGTTTTCTACCTTATCATAAGCCTGATAAGATAGCACATGATGATGGACATTTATTCCCTAGAGCGATGAAGAAGTTGTGGGATGTTTTTCCTCTCAACTTAGTTGATCATCTATCTGGAAAG GATGATGATCGAATCTTAATGCTAAATACGTTaattatccaaatatttttgcGATTAAGTGACTGGAACTACTCCCCCCCTTCTTTAGTGGAGAAGTTTTTGGAATTTTTTGAGAGCTCACTGCCTACGAAG ATACAACTGGGCAAGGTGCTTCAGGGGAAACACTTGCTTGAACTCATACCATACATTCCAAAACTAACCAAGCGAATTTCTGGTGAATGGAGATCTCGCATTCTTCAG GCTTTTACTGCCTTTTTCCGGAACTGCAATCCAGAGTCTTCGATGAAATTAGCTTGCCTTTCTGCAATCGAAGAAATGTTGGCTCTT CAAGAAGAGAGCTGGGTGTACCCAGATGCAACTGATCCTACGTTGTTGGAATATCTGATATCCTGGATAAGGGATCTTCCATCATTGCTAATTTTATTGGATGATAAAAACCCATTATGCTCAAAG GCTGTCTTGCGCCTCCAACTTAGCCTCGGACAAAAAGCTCCAGTGAACTCTCTTATCTCTCGGGAAATCGACAATATTCAGTTTGGTCTTGGAGGTTTTTACTGCAGACAAGTTGAGAAAG ACATATGCTATGGCCCGTTTGTAAGGCTCAGTGCAGAAATTCAAGAACTTGCCATTTGTTGCCTTCGGTTTTTCTCTTTCATCGACTCCCTGCTTCTGCAGTCACTAGTTTCTTGTTGCTTGT ATGATGATCTTGAGCCATATATACTTTTTCGCATTTTAGAAGTTCTGGACTGTGCCTTCAGAGATGGACATATCCAGATTGCGGAATACGCAAGTTTCCATATAACTTTACTCTCAAGGTTCCAAGTTTATCCag AAAATATTTGTCCTGGCGTGAACTACGATGGGAAGTCAAACCGCAAGACGTTTAATTCTGTAACCAGTATTGTCTGCAAATATTTGGCACATATTGGTGATGATTATCTTGTTTTCCAGATGCTGGAGAAGATAATCGTTGATCAAATA TGTGGTGAAATATCAATGGACAGCAAGTGCGCTTTTCTCAGGTTGCTCATCTCCCTTGATTCCAAACCGACAAGACTTTCTGACCTGAGCATCACCAAGATTAGCAATGTCCTTCCGCAATACTTAATTGATCTCTCACTT ATTTTTGAGGATGGTGACCAGAAGGCGGCTTCTGCCATAATTGAGAAACGAAGACAATATTATCTGTTACCTTCCTTTTATCTGTTTCATAGTAGTAAAAAACTTGCAAATCTTGTTCTAGAAGTTATGGCTTCTTGGGTTTCTGAGGTTAGCTCAGTGTTTAGTACTCTTCCTTCTCATTCCTCCATCGATCGTTCGACTAGAGTATGTGCCATTACCTCTGTACTTCGTCATATGTACAAAGATGGCAAGATGAGGCAAATTCTGTTGTCATGCAATGTGCAAATAGAGACCATGTTACAGAATCTGCTAACTTTACTG TCGTCGGAAAAAACAAACTTGATGTTAGaggaaaaattcaaaattcaaagtgCATATGATCGTTTGAAAGCTATCAGTGGCAATGATGTGGAAGGATGCCCATAA